The following coding sequences are from one Devosia yakushimensis window:
- a CDS encoding acyl-CoA carboxylase subunit beta, whose translation MQKIIAALEDKRAQARLGGGQRRIDAQHGKGKLTARERLDVLLDPHSFEEYDMFVTHRAVDFGMAETIIPGDGVVTGWGTIEGRLVYVFSQDFTVFGGSLSETHAKKICKIMDLAMQNGAPVIGLNDSGGARIQEGVASLGGYADVFWRNAQASGAVPQISVIMGPCAGGAVYSPAMTDFIYMVRDTSYMFVTGPDVVKTVTNESVTQEELGGASTHTKISSVADAAFDNDIETLLEVRRLFGFLPLAYGQKPPHVATSDPADRGDMSLDTIIPDSANKPYDMREVIEKVADEGDFLELQKEHAGNILVGFIRLDGESVGVVANQPLVLAGCLDINASKKAARFIRFCDSFDIPILTFVDVPGFLPGVAQEYGGIIKHGAKLLFAYSEASVPLVTVITRKAYGGAYDVMASKHIKADVNYAWPSAEIAVMGAKGATEILYRSELGDKEKIAKRTAEYEARFANPFVAAERGFIDDVIMPHGTRRRVIRALSTLRHKRSEGPKKKHGNIPL comes from the coding sequence ATGCAAAAGATTATTGCCGCACTGGAGGATAAGCGTGCTCAGGCGCGGCTTGGCGGGGGGCAAAGGCGGATCGACGCGCAGCATGGCAAGGGCAAGCTGACGGCGCGCGAACGGCTCGATGTATTGCTCGATCCGCATAGTTTTGAAGAATACGATATGTTCGTTACCCATCGGGCGGTGGATTTCGGCATGGCCGAAACGATCATTCCCGGCGATGGGGTGGTGACTGGTTGGGGCACGATCGAGGGGCGGCTGGTCTATGTGTTCAGCCAGGATTTCACCGTGTTCGGCGGCTCGCTAAGCGAGACCCATGCCAAAAAGATCTGCAAGATCATGGATCTGGCCATGCAGAATGGGGCGCCGGTGATCGGGCTCAACGATTCTGGGGGGGCGCGCATTCAGGAGGGTGTGGCCTCGCTGGGGGGCTATGCCGATGTGTTCTGGCGCAATGCGCAGGCCAGTGGCGCGGTGCCGCAGATTTCGGTGATCATGGGGCCGTGCGCGGGCGGGGCGGTCTATTCGCCGGCGATGACCGACTTCATCTATATGGTGAGGGATACCAGCTACATGTTCGTCACCGGGCCGGATGTGGTCAAGACTGTGACCAATGAGAGCGTGACGCAGGAGGAATTGGGCGGGGCTTCGACGCATACCAAGATTTCCTCGGTGGCCGATGCCGCCTTCGACAATGATATCGAAACGCTACTCGAAGTGCGGCGGCTCTTCGGCTTCTTGCCGCTGGCCTATGGGCAGAAGCCGCCGCACGTGGCGACGAGCGATCCGGCCGACCGGGGCGATATGAGCCTTGATACGATCATCCCCGACAGCGCCAACAAGCCCTACGACATGCGCGAAGTGATCGAAAAGGTCGCCGATGAGGGGGACTTTCTGGAGCTGCAGAAGGAGCATGCCGGCAATATTCTCGTCGGCTTTATCCGGCTCGACGGCGAGAGCGTGGGCGTGGTGGCCAATCAGCCGTTGGTGCTGGCGGGGTGTCTCGACATCAATGCGTCCAAGAAGGCGGCGCGGTTTATCCGGTTTTGCGACAGCTTTGACATTCCCATTCTGACCTTTGTCGATGTGCCCGGATTTTTGCCCGGCGTGGCGCAGGAATATGGCGGGATCATCAAGCACGGGGCCAAGCTGCTGTTTGCCTATTCGGAGGCGAGCGTGCCGCTGGTGACGGTGATCACCCGCAAGGCCTATGGCGGGGCCTATGATGTGATGGCGAGCAAGCACATCAAGGCGGATGTAAACTATGCCTGGCCGTCGGCCGAGATCGCGGTGATGGGGGCCAAGGGGGCTACCGAGATCCTCTATCGGTCCGAGCTGGGCGACAAGGAGAAGATCGCCAAGCGCACGGCGGAATATGAGGCGCGGTTCGCCAATCCGTTTGTGGCGGCGGAACGCGGGTTTATCGACGATGTGATCATGCCGCATGGGACGCGACGGCGGGTGATCCGGGCGCTCTCCACGCTAAGGCACAAGCGGAGCGAGGGGCCGAAGAAGAAGCATGGGAATATTCCGCTGTGA